CCCCCTCCCGCAGGGGGAGGGGGCGAGAGATTCTTTGCTACGCTGCGTTGCCGCGCCTCAAGCGCCGCAGAATCCGCGCCGGGTCGGGCAGCTTCTCGAACAGCTTCTTCGCGCGGCCGATCTGTTGCGGGATCTTCATCACGTCGGCGATGCGCCGGTCGAGGAAGGTCCAGCTCTCGCGGCAGCCCTCCGACTTGTCGTCGAGCCAGTAGAGCGCGGTGCTGCTGACGACGCCCGCGAGCAGCGCGCGCTTGGTGTAGAAGTTGTAGTCCGTGGAGCGGTCGCCGATGCCGTGCCAGATCGCATCGACCGTGCGATAGAGCAGCTTGGCCGCGCGCGGCGCTTCCTGCGGCTGGGCGAGGAAGCCCAGCAGGCGGCGGACCGCCTCGCGATCGGCGTTCCAGGGCTCGAGCCGCAGCCGCACGGCGAGCGCGACGCGCTCGCGGATCTTGAGCGAAGCCAGGTCGCGCTTGGCCAGCGCCTCCAGCATCTGCCGGTCGGCCTCCTCGTGGAAGAGCGCCGCCAGCTCCGTCATGCCGCCCGGCACCAGCAGCAGCGCCTTGGGGAGATCGAGCCCGAGATCGG
The nucleotide sequence above comes from Hypericibacter terrae. Encoded proteins:
- a CDS encoding COQ9 family protein, whose amino-acid sequence is MKPADANRDVYVALLRTVLRHVPFDGWSPAALKAGAADLGLDLPKALLLVPGGMTELAALFHEEADRQMLEALAKRDLASLKIRERVALAVRLRLEPWNADREAVRRLLGFLAQPQEAPRAAKLLYRTVDAIWHGIGDRSTDYNFYTKRALLAGVVSSTALYWLDDKSEGCRESWTFLDRRIADVMKIPQQIGRAKKLFEKLPDPARILRRLRRGNAA